One genomic region from Solwaraspora sp. WMMD792 encodes:
- a CDS encoding carboxymuconolactone decarboxylase family protein, which produces MEGDFGVLAPPVALHAAAPEMLAAAWLVLRETLIVPGLASRAAKEAVATAVSAGNACPYCAMIHNSALTVLGPGRRDQPATNDPELDVVVEWVMSVDNPGKPVDPQFPDEQFADLAGVAVLLHYLNRMVNVFLRDVPLPPGVPEFTLPPVLWILGRQMAAAARQAHVPGAALGLLPAADLPADLSWAAGNDTVAQAYARACAVIDDAGARALPANIRALVSDNLARWHGGPRGISRVWVEELIAPLPADQRPVARLALLVAFASYQVDPAVIERCRQVGTSDRTLVELSSWAAMAAARRVGNLLPMRG; this is translated from the coding sequence ATGGAAGGCGACTTCGGGGTGCTCGCGCCGCCGGTGGCCCTGCACGCTGCGGCGCCCGAGATGCTCGCCGCGGCGTGGCTGGTGCTGCGCGAGACGTTGATCGTGCCCGGGCTGGCGTCCCGGGCGGCCAAGGAGGCGGTGGCCACCGCCGTTTCGGCCGGTAACGCCTGCCCGTACTGCGCGATGATCCACAACAGCGCGCTCACCGTGCTCGGTCCGGGCCGGCGCGACCAGCCCGCGACGAATGACCCGGAACTGGACGTCGTCGTCGAGTGGGTGATGTCGGTGGATAATCCGGGCAAGCCGGTCGATCCCCAGTTTCCGGACGAGCAGTTCGCCGACCTGGCCGGTGTGGCGGTGCTGTTGCACTACCTCAACCGGATGGTGAACGTGTTCCTCCGTGACGTACCGCTACCGCCCGGGGTGCCGGAGTTCACGCTGCCGCCGGTGCTGTGGATACTCGGTCGGCAGATGGCCGCGGCTGCCCGTCAGGCGCACGTACCCGGTGCCGCCCTCGGGCTGTTGCCCGCCGCCGATCTGCCCGCCGACCTGTCCTGGGCGGCCGGCAACGACACCGTCGCCCAGGCGTACGCACGGGCCTGCGCCGTGATCGACGACGCCGGCGCCCGCGCGCTGCCGGCGAACATCCGCGCCCTGGTGTCGGACAACCTTGCCCGGTGGCACGGCGGGCCACGCGGGATCAGCCGGGTCTGGGTCGAGGAGCTGATCGCGCCGTTGCCCGCCGACCAGCGGCCGGTGGCCCGGTTGGCGCTGCTGGTCGCCTTCGCCTCGTACCAGGTGGATCCCGCCGTCATCGAGCGCTGCCGACAGGTCGGCACCAGCGACCGTACGCTGGTCGAACTCTCCTCCTGGGCGGCGATGGCGGCGGCCCGCCGGGTGGGCAATTTGCTCCCGATGCGGGGGTAG
- a CDS encoding helix-turn-helix transcriptional regulator, which yields MPNAVERAIAIMWDRYHEPLSLDAMADSAFLSRFYFSRLFRSKTGTSPGRFLTAIRLYKAKHLLLETDMSVTDIAYAVGYNSLGTFISRFTRSVGISPARYRWLAEHGIPQLSQPRSAGSRRAATISGKVVLPPIDVPVKVYVGVFDSPIVQGLPAACDILEASGDYLLTDVPEGEWYLRAAAIALDDISARPSTRRPLAVGAHEPLSVTVGTDLTVDLELHATGVFDLPILIALPELDGHVTGSRGRRSRSRDERRVAGRTRVVGAIRS from the coding sequence GTGCCTAACGCCGTCGAACGGGCTATTGCCATCATGTGGGACCGCTACCACGAGCCACTCTCACTCGACGCTATGGCCGATTCTGCCTTTCTGAGTCGTTTCTACTTTTCTAGATTGTTTCGGTCCAAGACGGGCACGTCGCCCGGCCGCTTCCTGACCGCGATCCGGCTGTACAAGGCGAAACACCTGTTGCTGGAGACCGACATGAGCGTGACCGACATCGCCTACGCCGTCGGCTACAACAGCCTGGGTACCTTCATCAGCCGGTTCACCCGCAGCGTCGGCATCTCACCGGCACGCTACCGGTGGCTCGCCGAGCACGGCATCCCACAGCTGTCCCAGCCCCGGTCGGCCGGCAGCCGGCGAGCCGCCACGATCAGCGGAAAGGTCGTGCTGCCGCCGATCGACGTCCCGGTCAAGGTCTACGTCGGAGTGTTCGACAGCCCGATCGTGCAAGGGCTGCCCGCGGCCTGCGACATCCTCGAGGCGTCCGGCGACTACCTGCTCACCGACGTCCCGGAAGGCGAATGGTACCTGCGGGCCGCCGCGATCGCGCTGGACGACATCAGCGCCCGCCCGTCGACCCGACGTCCGCTCGCGGTCGGCGCGCACGAGCCGCTGTCGGTGACGGTCGGCACCGATCTCACCGTCGACCTGGAGCTGCACGCCACCGGCGTCTTCGACCTGCCCATCCTGATCGCACTGCCCGAACTCGACGGACACGTGACCGGGTCTCGGGGCCGTCGGTCCCGCAGCCGTGACGAACGGCGCGTCGCCGGTCGGACCCGGGTGGTCGGCGCGATCCGATCGTGA